A window of the Falco rusticolus isolate bFalRus1 chromosome 1, bFalRus1.pri, whole genome shotgun sequence genome harbors these coding sequences:
- the NOS2 gene encoding nitric oxide synthase, inducible isoform X2 — MFEHICRHIQYATNNGNIRSAITVFPQRTDGKHDFRIWNSQLIRYAGYQMPDGSIIGDPASVEFTQLCVELGWKPKYGCFDVVPLILQANGQDPEIFEIPPEIVLEVPMEHPKFEWFKELDLKWYALPAVANMLLEVGGLEFTGCPFNGWYMGTEIGVRDFCDVQRYNILKEVGRRMGLETNKLSSLWKDRAVVEINVAVLYSFQKQNVTIMDHHSAAESFMKYMQNEYRVRGGCPADWVWIVPPMSGSITPVFHQEMLNYVLTPFYYYQVDAWKTHVWHDETRRPKKKEIKFSILAKAVLFASSLMRQTMATRSKVTVIYATETGKSETLANNLCSLFNCAFNTKILCMDEYNICDLEKETLLLVVTSTFGNGDSPNNGKTFKNSLLTLKFLRGKIRYAVFGLGSSMYPEFCAFAHAIDQKLAQLGASQLTPIGEGDELNGQEAAFRAWAVSAFKTACDIFNICGKNSIQLPEIYTSDESWDPKNYRIVHDSQTMDLAKALANIHAKVIIPMKLKFRQNLQSLKSSRVTILVKLSCETNQGMHYLPGDHIGIFPGNQPELVHGLIAHVKDAPPADQTIRLETCTGGGYWTSDKKIPACTLLEALTYLLDITTPPSQQLLKKLAQLVTAEEDKQRLEVLCQSTEEYNKWKFYNSPNILEVLEEFPSAEVSTAFLLTQLPFLKPRYYSVSSSCDMTAREIHLTVAVVNYRTRDGQGPLHHGVCSTWLNTIALNEIVPCFIRSANEFRLPEEPTKPCILIGPGTGIAPFRSFWLQRLHDLEKKGIKGGDMTLLFGCRQPDMDHIYKEETDEMKRKGVLKEVYTAYSRQPGQPKVYVQDILQSKLETKVCNLLHKEEGHLYVCGDVHMAKDVAQTLKGLLAKYLNLNEQQAEEYFFQLKSQKRYHEDIFGAAFPHDVKRGVRALQPTSPRTNQLMF, encoded by the exons atgtttgagCATATCTGTCGTCATATTCAGTATGCCACAAATAATGGAAATATAAG ATCAGCCATTACTGTCTTCCCCCAGAGGACTGATGGGAAACATGATTTTCGTATTTGGAACAGCCAGCTCATCCGATATGCTGGATATCAAATGCCAGATGGGTCTATCATAGGAGACCCTGCCAGTGTGGAGTTCACACAG TTGTGTGTTGAGCTTGGGTGGAAGCCGAAATATGGCTGCTTTGATGTAGTTCCACTCATTCTCCAAGCAAACGGCCAAGAcccagaaatatttgaaatccCGCCAGAAATTGTGCTCGAAGTGCCAATGGAGCATCCAAA GTTTGAATGGTTTAAGGAGTTAGATCTGAAGTGGTATGCACTGCCTGCTGTTGCCAACATGCTTCTTGAGGTGGGAGGCCTGGAGTTTACTGGGTGTCCTTTCAATGGCTGGTACATGGGGACAGAGATAGGAGTGCGAGACTTCTGTGATGTACAGCGATATAATATCCTAAAG GAGGTAGGGAGAAGAATGGgactggaaacaaacaaactttcATCGTTATGGAAAGACCGAGCTGTTGTAGAGATAAATGTGGCTGTGCTTTATAGCTTCCAA AAACAAAATGTGACTATCATGGACCACCACTCAGCTGCTGAGTCCTTCATGAAATACATGCAGAATGAGTACCGTGTACGAGGAGGCTGCCCGGCTGACTGGGTGTGGATTGTGCCTCCCATGTCAGGGAGCATAACTCCTGTGTTCCACCAGGAGATGTTGAACTATGTCCTCACTCCCTTCTATTACTACCAG gtggaTGCATGGAAAACGCATGTCTGGCATGATGAGACCCGGagaccaaagaaaaaagaaataaaatttagcaTCTTGGCAAA ggCTGTACTTTTTGCATCTTCACTCATGCGACAAACAATGGCAACCAGGTCCAAGGTCACTGTAATCTATGCAACAGAGACTGGGAAATCTGAAACACTAGCAAACAATCTTTGCAGCTTGTTCAACTGTGCCTTCAACACTAAG ATTCTGTGCATGGATGAGTACAACATTTGTGACCTGGAAAAAGAAACGCTTCTTTTAGTGGTTACTAGCACTTTTGGAAATGGAGATTCTCCAAATAATGGAAAG ACCTTCAAGAACTCCTTGCTCACCCTGAAATTTCTGAGAGGAAAAAttag atatgctgtgtttggtttggggtcCAGCATGTATCCAGAGTTCTGTGCTTTTGCTCATGCCATTGACCAAAAACTGGCCCAACTAGGGGCTTCTCAGCTCACTCCAATAGGCGAAGGAGATGAACTCAACGGGCAAGAAGCAGCCTTTCGCGCATGGGCAGTCAGCGCGTTCAAG acTGCCTGTGACATTTTTAACATCTGTGGGAAAAACAGTATTCAGTTGCCTGAGATATATACCTCTGATGAAAGCTGGGATCCTAAGAATTACAGGATAGTCCATGACTCTCAGACCATGGACTTGGCTAAAG CACTTGCAAACATTCATGCCAAGGTTATAATTCCCATGAAGCTGAAATTCAGACAGAATCTTCAAAGTTTAAAGTCCAG TCGTGTTACCATTCTAGTTAAGCTTTCCTGTGAGACTAATCAGGGCATGCACTACCTGCCTGGAGATCATATCGGGATTTTCCCAGGCAACCAGCCAGAATTAGTCCATGGCCTCATTGCCCATGTCAAGGATGCCCCTCCAGCTGATCAGACTATCAGACTTGAAACCTGCACTGGTG GTGGCTACTGGACGAGTGACAAAAAGATTCCCGCCTGCACACTCCTGGAGGCTTTGACATACTTGCTCGATATCACTACTCCACCCTCCCAACAACTGCTAAAAAAACTTGCCCAGCTGGTAACAGCGGAAGAAGACAAACAGAGACTGGAAGTTTTATGTCAG AGCACAGAAGAATACAATAAATGGAAGTTTTACAACAGCCCGAACATCCTGGAGGTCCTGGAGGAGTTTCCTTCTGCTGAGGTCTCAACAGCTTTCTTACTGACTCAGCTGCCATTTCTGAAACCCAGGTACTATTCCGTCAGTTCCTCCTGTGACATGACAGCCAGAGAGATTCATCTGACAGTTGCAGTCGTAAACTACAGGACGAGAG ATGGACAAGGGCCTTTGCACCATGGAGTCTGCAGCACGTGGCTGAATACAATAGCTCTCAATGAAATAGTGCCATGCTTTATACGCAG tgCTAATGAATTCCGGCTCCCAGAGGAGCCAACCAAGCCATGCATTCTGATCGGTCCTGGAACAGGAATTGCTCCCTTCAGAAGTTTCTGGCTGCAGCGTCTCCATGacttggaaaagaaag GGATCAAAGGTGGTGACATGACATTATTGTTTGGCTGCCGGCAGCCAGACATGGATCACATctacaaagaagaaactgaTGAGATGAAGAGGAAGGGAGTCCTGAAAGAAGTCTATACAGCTTACTCCAGACAACCTGGCCAACCTAAG gTCTATGTTCAAGACATCCTTCAAAGCAAGTTGGAGACCAAAGTGTGCAACCTCTTGCATAAGGAGGAAGGGCATCTGTATGTCTGTGGGGATGTACACATGGCCAAGGATGTTGCTCAGACTTTGAAAGGGCTGCTAGCAAAATACCTGAATCTTAATGAGCAACAGGCAGAGGAGTACTTCTTCCAGCTAAAG agcCAAAAGCGTTACCATGAAGATATATTTGGGGCTGCATTCCCACATGATGTCAAAAGAGGTGTAAGAGCTTTGCAACCCACCAGTCCAAGAACAAATCAACTTATGTTTTAG